DNA from Comamonas serinivorans:
ATGATCCGCATGGCCCGTGCGGCGGACAAGCTGGTCATCACCGCCACGCAGATGATGGAAAGCATGATCACCAACCCCGTGCCCACGCGGGCCGAGGTGAGCGACGTGGCCAACGCCGTGCTCGACGGCACCGATGCCGTGATGCTGAGCGCCGAGACCGCGGCCGGCCGCTACCCCGTCGAAACCGTGCGCGCCATGGACGAGATCTGCCGCGCGGCCGAGGACGCCGACGACGCGCCGCTGGACGACGACTTCGTGGGCCAGGACTTCAAGCGCATCGACCACGGCATCGCCATGGGCGCCATCTTCACCGCCTCGCACCTGGGCGCCAAGGCCATCGTCGCGCTGACCGACTCGGGCTTCACCGCGCTGTGGATGAGCCGGCACTCGGTGCGCATCCCCATCTACGCGCTGACCCCCAAGCTGGCCACGCAGCGCAAGATGGCGCTGTTCCGCAACGTGCGCCCGCTCATCATGGACACCAGCGTGGACCGCGACACCGCGCTGGCCCAGGCCGAAGAGCGGCTGCGAGAGCGCGACATCGTCGGCTCGGGCGACGTCTACGCCATCACCTGCGGCGAGCCCATGGGCTCGCCTGGCGGCACCAACATGCTCAAGATCTGCCGCGTGGTGTGACGGTCTGTGGCCCCGGGACGGACCCGGGGCGGGGCGGCCCCTACAATCTCGGCCGCGTCTTGCGGGTCCCGCGATGACCGGGCCCTGAGTTCATCGCACGTCCGCTGTCAGGACGCCAACACCCCGCAGCTTCCGCACAGACCCCCGCCTTGGCCCGCCGGCGGCGGTGTGCTCCACCTTCAGCCTATTCGCACCATGAACCAGCAACAACTCCAGCAAGTCACCCAGGGCAAGGGTTTCATCGCCGCGCTCGACCAAAGCGGTGGCAGCACGCCCAAGGCGCTCAAGCTCTATGGCATCGAGGAATCGGCCTACTCGGGCGACGCACAGATGTTCGACTTGGTGCACGCCATGCGCAGCCGCATCGTCACCAGCCCGGCCTTCAACGGCCAGCGCGTGATCGGTGCCATCCTGTTCGAGATGACCATGGACCGCCAGTTCGACGGCCAGGACGCCGCCGACTACCTGTGGAAGACCAAGCAGGTCGTGCCCTTTCTGAAGGTGGACAAAGGCCTGGCCGACGAAGCCAACGGCGTGCAGCTGATGAAGCCCATGCCCGAGCTGAATGCGCTGCTGGCACGCGCCGCCGCCAAGGGCATCTTCGGCACCAAGATGCGCTCGGTCATCAACGCCGCGAACGCCCAGGGCATCGACGCCGTGGTGGCGCAGCAGTTTGAAGTGGGCAAGCAGATCCTGGCCGCCGGCCTGATGCCCATCATCGAGCCCGAGGTCAACATCAAGGCCGCCGACAAGGTGGAGATCGAAGCCCTGCTCAAGGCCGCCATCCTCCAGCAGCTGGACGCGCTGACCGGTGACCAGAAGGTCATGCTCAAGCTCACCATCCCGACCGTCGCGGGCTTCTACGGCGAGCTGGTCAAGCACCCGCGCGTGGTGCGCGTGGTCGCGCTGTCGGGTGGCTACAGCCGCGACGACTCCAACGCCCTGCTGGCCAAGAACCCCGGCGTCATCGCCAGCTTCAGCCGCGCGTTGACCGAAGGCCTGACGGCGCAGCAAAGCGATGCCGAGTTCAACGGCGCACTGGACCAGGCCATCGAATCCATCTACCAAGCGTCGATCGCTGGTTGATTCAGGCAGTATTCGGCATTTCCGTTGGTCTAGACAACGGAAACGGCTGATACTTCTTCACATGCCGCTTTCGAGCGGCATTTTTCATGGTCGCTGGACGGTCAGGCGCCTGGCTGGCGCTGTGGGCAGCGTGCAAGCCTGCGTGACCGGCCACGGGCTGAAGCGGGTACTTGGCCGAGGCGGCACGGTGGGCTGGGCTGGGCTGGGCCGCGCGTTCCGTTGCGAGGCCGTCACACCATGCTGACCGGGCGCGATGCGCAGGTGGTGCCCGGCCAAGGCGATGCCGGTCAATGCGGTGCCGGCCCTCCCGCGCCGCGATCGCCCGCGAGCCGGCACACGGTTGCGGGCGCTCAGGGCACCAGCGCCCAGCCCTTTTTGATGTTCTCCGCCTCCAGCACCTCGAGGGCGCCCTGCAGCGCGTCGGCGTCGGCGGCCAGGGTGATGTCGGTCTTCAGCGGCTCTTTGCGGCCGGCGCTGAAGTCGGTGAACAGCACGTAGTAGGCCGGAAACTGGCCGCTGGCCTCGCGGTGGGTCTTCACGCCGACGAACTTGCGCACGGCCACGCCGCCCTTGCCGGCCTTGGTGTAGACCTTGCGGAACAGCACCTGCGGCTGGGTGTCGGGCTCGGCCCCGTCACCGGCTGCCTCGGCGCCGCCGATCTCCACGCGGTCGGTGAGCTGGGTGATGCCGGTGTCCGCCAGGCCCGGCGTCTTGTCCGTGCGCTCGTGCTGGAACACGGGCGAGACCAGGCTCACCCCGGGCGCCTTGCCGTGGCTGTGGTAGCTGCCGTTGTCATAGCTCAGCAGGTCTTTGGTGATGATGCCGTTGGCGTCTTCGGCGATGGGCTCGATGCACTTGATCTGGATGACGATCTCGGGCCGCACCCACTTGTAGGCCAGGCGGTTCTTGGCCACGAGCACGATGTCGCCCTCGGTCACCAGGGGCTCCAGTCGGGCCATCCAGGCCACGCGCGCGGCCTCGTCAAAGCCGCCGCCGACCGAGGCCGCGACCTGCCACTGACCGGCCTCGTTCTGCACGCCGATGAGCAGCGAGCGGATGCCGCTGCCGTCTTCCTTCAGGCAGTAGCCGAGGACAGTGACGTCCAGCTCGACCATGGGCTTGAGCTTGTAGCCCATGCCGTGGGCGGGGATGACGATCAGCCCTTCCTGGCCGGCGCTGATGGCGTCCTGGTAGCGCGCCAGGATGTCCTTGCGCGACTCGCAGCGCTGCCAGGGGGCGTGGTGCACCCGGGCGCCGCCGTGGGGTTTGGGCATGCTGGCCTCGACCAGGGCCACGCGCTCGGGCAGCGGCTGCGCCAGCGCGTGCACGGCATCGAACACGGCGAACGACAGGCCCTGGCCCTGGTTGGCCACGGCCGAGCTGACGAGGAAGGCGCGCGAGCGCTCCTGGGGCACGTACATCTCGCCGGCCCAGATGCCGTCGACGAGTGGCACGTGCGGCGCCAGGTCCCCCAGCTCCAGGGCCACGCCGCTGCGGTTGAAAAAGCGCACGCTGCCGCCGTCCACCACGGCAAAGCCCAGGTGGCCGTCGATCTTCTCGGAGTAGATGAACTGCTCGGATTCGGGCAGCTCCTGCAAGGCCGCTTCGCCTTCCAGCGGCAGAAAGCGCGAGGCGACGCGGCGCTTGTACGTGACCAGATCGTCCATGTTCAGGTCCAGTTCAGATTCGAGTAAGCAGTATGGGTTGGTTACCGTTCATCTTTAAACGGGAATGGGCTCATACTGGGTAATGGGGTGAAGGACGCCTCAGGCGCCTTCAGGCAGGGGCTTGAGTTCCAGGTTGGACAGGTGCATGAGCAGCAGGTACTCCTCGCCGCGCACCCGGCCTTCCAGGAAGGCGCGGTAGGGCCGGCCTTCTTCCTGAAACACCAACGGATCGGTGCCTTTGGGGCCGGCGCCCACCAGCATCAGCGCCTGCTGCTCGTGCAGGTCCTTGGCCATGGCGAACAGGAAGTCGAAGCTCAGGCCGTTGGTGTGCGTGAGCTGGTAGGTGCGGCCGAAGATGAAGCGGTTGTAGGCCTGCGCAATCGGCATCTTCTTGCCGGTCCAGGACACGGGCACCTCGGCCATCACGTTCTGGCTGCGGCTAACCTTGTCCTTTTCGCCCTTCAGCTCGCCATCGGGGCCGAAGATGCGCTCGGTCACCTTCACCTTGTAGACCGGCTGCCGGGCCGCATTCACCAGGATGCGCTGGCTGTTGCGGATGAAGCGGCCGGTCTGGTTCAGGTCCAGCTCGGGGTCGCCGTCCACCAGTGCCTGCGACAGCGCCTCGTCGCTGCCGGCCGCCTGCAGCAGGGTTTCGTACTGCGTGGCCACGCTGGCCTTGAGCACCTTGACGTTGCGCGCCCGTTCACCCGTGGGCAGGGTGTAGACGATGCGCGGCTTGCGGGACAGGCCGCCGTACACGACCTCGGCGTCGCGCTTCTGGGCGTTGGCCAGTTTGATCTTTCGCATGCTGGTCTCCCGCGTCAGAACATGTTGAAGTCCATGGCGTCGGAGGACTCGTCCTCCTCCACCTCGTCGATCAGGTCGCTCTGGATCTGCAGCGACGACCAGGTGAAGGCGCTGATGCGGCCCACGACGAGGAACACGTGCTGATCCTGGCCGATGAGGAAGGCGTCGTCGGGGTCGTAGCCGGCGCGGTAGCAAAAGGGCAGGTACAGCACCTGGTGCTGCGCCAGCAGGGGCTGCACCACGGCGAGCTGGTCGCCCAGCTCCAGCTGGTAGACGCTCTTCACGTCCATGCAGAGGTAGTCGTCCAGCCCTTTGTCGGTCGACAGGCGGTTTTCGGCCTCGAACACCGACGCGTGCTGTTCGGCCTCGCGCCCGTCCTCGGCCCAGTGGGCCACCAGCGAAGACTTGTCGATCTCGTTGCCGTCGGCGTCCAGGCTCTTGAGCGCGATGCCCCCGGTGTCGACCAGGGTGCGGCCGTCGTCCAACAGGGTGACGAAGCTGCAGTCCTCGCCTTGGCCATCGGTGTAGCGGGTCTCGGCCCAGCCGTAGATTTTTTCGCGCTTGAGGGCCGTGAGGCCGGCCTCGAAACGCACGTCGCCCAACGTGAACACAGGCGTCTGTGCCATGGATGCATCCCTTATTCAGCGTGGCCGGATGGCCCGATCGAGCTGCAGTATAGGGGTGGCCCGTGACCGCCCGGGCCCGCCAACGCGGCGCGCAGGCTTGCGCTCAACACAGGGAACGGCTACACTCGCGGGCTTTCCTTGAAAAAGGGAAGGTCTACGCGCGTGCGCCCTGCTGATTTTTGGTTGCGGGGCAGGCGAAGGTGATCGGGCAGCCGCAGGGCTGCCTTTTTGCCGGCTGCTGTGGGTTCAATGGTTGCCCCACGTGCTCACTGGTTATTTCACGTTAGGGGAATCAATGCCAACCATCAACCAACTCGTGCGTCAGGGGCGAGAAGTCGAGGTCATCAACTCGAAGAGCCCTGCGATGCAAAACTGCCCGCAGCGTCGTGGCGTGTGCACCCGTGTGTACACCACGACGCCCAAGAAGCCGAACTCGGCTTTGCGTAAGGTCGCCAAGGTGCGCCTGACCAACGGTTTCGAAGTCATTTCGTACATCGGCGGTGAAGGCCACAACCTGCAAGAGCACAGCGTGGTGCTGGTGCGCGGCGGCCGTGTGAAGGACTTGCCCGGTGTGCGTTACCACATCGTGCGTGGTTCGCTTGACCTGCAAGGCGTCAAGGACCGCAAGCAGTCCCGTTCGAAGTACGGCGCCAAGCGTCCGAAGAAGGCCTAAGCCTTCGGCGAACAACAAAGGTGCTCACAGGTTTTGACGAGCTTGTGCAGCGTAGTGACCCGTGTGATTGGGTCGAGTAAGTGCAAATTCTTGGATGAATTTGCGGGGTGCCTGGATGTCGGGATGTCCATGCATCAACTGAAGCAAGAGGTGAGAAATGCCACGTCGTCGCGAAGTCCCCAAACGTGAAATCCTGCCGGATCCCAAGTTCGGCAATGTCGAGCTGTCCAAGTTCATGAACGTGATCATGGAAGGCGGCAAAAAGGCGGTTGCCGAGCGCATCATCTACGGCGCGCTGGAAACCATGGAGAACAAGACGGGCAAAGACCCGCTGGAACTCTTCATCAACGCCATCAACAACGTCAAGCCCATGGTGGAAGTGAAATCCCGCCGCGTGGGTGGTGCGAACTACCAGGTGCCCGTCGAAGTGCGCCCGGTCCGTCGCCTGGCCTTGTCGATGCGTTGGATCAAGGAAGCTGCTCGCAAGCGTGGCGAGAAGTCCATGGCCCTGCGCCTGGCCAACGAACTGCTGGAGGCCAATGAAGGCCGTGGCGGCGCCATGAAGAAGCGTGACGAAGTGCACCGCATGG
Protein-coding regions in this window:
- the rpsL gene encoding 30S ribosomal protein S12 → MPTINQLVRQGREVEVINSKSPAMQNCPQRRGVCTRVYTTTPKKPNSALRKVAKVRLTNGFEVISYIGGEGHNLQEHSVVLVRGGRVKDLPGVRYHIVRGSLDLQGVKDRKQSRSKYGAKRPKKA
- a CDS encoding ATP-dependent DNA ligase gives rise to the protein MDDLVTYKRRVASRFLPLEGEAALQELPESEQFIYSEKIDGHLGFAVVDGGSVRFFNRSGVALELGDLAPHVPLVDGIWAGEMYVPQERSRAFLVSSAVANQGQGLSFAVFDAVHALAQPLPERVALVEASMPKPHGGARVHHAPWQRCESRKDILARYQDAISAGQEGLIVIPAHGMGYKLKPMVELDVTVLGYCLKEDGSGIRSLLIGVQNEAGQWQVAASVGGGFDEAARVAWMARLEPLVTEGDIVLVAKNRLAYKWVRPEIVIQIKCIEPIAEDANGIITKDLLSYDNGSYHSHGKAPGVSLVSPVFQHERTDKTPGLADTGITQLTDRVEIGGAEAAGDGAEPDTQPQVLFRKVYTKAGKGGVAVRKFVGVKTHREASGQFPAYYVLFTDFSAGRKEPLKTDITLAADADALQGALEVLEAENIKKGWALVP
- the rpsG gene encoding 30S ribosomal protein S7, translating into MPRRREVPKREILPDPKFGNVELSKFMNVIMEGGKKAVAERIIYGALETMENKTGKDPLELFINAINNVKPMVEVKSRRVGGANYQVPVEVRPVRRLALSMRWIKEAARKRGEKSMALRLANELLEANEGRGGAMKKRDEVHRMADANKAFSHFRF
- a CDS encoding fructose bisphosphate aldolase, with product MNQQQLQQVTQGKGFIAALDQSGGSTPKALKLYGIEESAYSGDAQMFDLVHAMRSRIVTSPAFNGQRVIGAILFEMTMDRQFDGQDAADYLWKTKQVVPFLKVDKGLADEANGVQLMKPMPELNALLARAAAKGIFGTKMRSVINAANAQGIDAVVAQQFEVGKQILAAGLMPIIEPEVNIKAADKVEIEALLKAAILQQLDALTGDQKVMLKLTIPTVAGFYGELVKHPRVVRVVALSGGYSRDDSNALLAKNPGVIASFSRALTEGLTAQQSDAEFNGALDQAIESIYQASIAG